Proteins co-encoded in one Hymenobacter swuensis DY53 genomic window:
- a CDS encoding RagB/SusD family nutrient uptake outer membrane protein, with the protein MKNTFRFLTLTALLATATLTGCNDKLDIEPVDRIDSAKALNTSADVEAALVGAYSALSSNRLYAGYIQFTSELLGDAGEISFVGTFTQPREYIQKTVITNNTFAAGTWLDAYQTINIANNVLANIDKVSTARRDRVEGEARFIRAALYFELVRLYAKDWSNGSPQANPGVPLVLSPTLTLGATNQVARNTVAEVYTQVLSDLTTAEAKLPVTNGFFATRGAAAGMLSRVYLQQRRYAEAAQAANRVITSNRYSLTGTYAEEFTTTTNTSEDIFAIQITSQDGINDLNTYFSPAQRGDIEVQEDHLNLYEADDERGAFFDDVYTLKFDNQYGNVKVMRLAELYLTRAEANLRAGTTLGATPLADVNRIRARAGLSALTSVTLVDILKERRLELAFEGFRLWDAKRNNETVGTLAATDDRLVLPIPQRERDVNPTLVQNPGYN; encoded by the coding sequence ATGAAAAATACTTTCCGCTTCCTGACGCTGACGGCCCTGCTGGCAACCGCCACGCTGACCGGTTGTAACGATAAGCTCGATATTGAGCCCGTTGACCGTATTGATTCTGCCAAAGCACTCAATACCTCCGCCGATGTGGAGGCCGCGCTGGTGGGCGCTTACAGTGCACTCAGCAGCAACCGCCTCTACGCGGGCTATATTCAGTTCACCTCTGAGCTACTGGGCGACGCGGGCGAAATCAGCTTCGTCGGTACATTTACCCAGCCCCGCGAGTACATTCAGAAAACCGTCATTACCAACAACACCTTTGCGGCGGGTACCTGGCTGGATGCCTACCAGACCATTAATATTGCTAACAACGTGCTGGCCAACATCGACAAAGTGTCGACGGCGCGGCGCGACCGGGTAGAGGGCGAAGCGCGTTTCATCCGGGCGGCTCTGTACTTTGAGTTGGTGCGGCTCTACGCCAAAGACTGGAGCAACGGCAGCCCGCAGGCTAACCCCGGAGTGCCCCTGGTTCTGAGCCCGACACTGACATTGGGTGCAACCAACCAGGTGGCCCGCAACACAGTGGCCGAAGTGTACACCCAAGTACTAAGTGACCTGACCACTGCCGAAGCCAAACTACCTGTAACCAACGGCTTCTTCGCCACCCGGGGGGCAGCGGCCGGCATGCTTTCCCGAGTGTATCTGCAGCAGCGCCGCTACGCGGAGGCAGCCCAGGCAGCCAACCGTGTTATTACCTCCAACCGCTACTCTCTGACGGGCACCTACGCCGAAGAGTTTACGACGACGACCAACACGTCGGAGGATATATTTGCCATCCAGATTACCTCGCAGGACGGCATCAACGACCTGAATACCTACTTCTCGCCCGCCCAGCGCGGCGATATTGAAGTACAGGAAGACCATCTCAACCTGTACGAGGCCGATGACGAGCGGGGAGCATTTTTCGATGATGTGTACACGCTCAAATTCGACAACCAGTACGGCAATGTGAAGGTCATGCGGCTGGCCGAACTGTACCTGACCCGCGCCGAAGCCAACCTGCGCGCCGGTACCACACTAGGTGCTACGCCTCTGGCCGACGTCAACCGTATTCGGGCGCGGGCTGGTTTATCGGCCCTCACATCCGTAACCCTGGTTGATATTCTGAAGGAGCGGCGGCTGGAACTGGCATTCGAAGGTTTCCGGTTGTGGGATGCCAAACGCAACAACGAAACCGTTGGGACACTGGCCGCCACCGATGACCGACTGGTGTTACCCATTCCGCAACGTGAGCGGGATGTGAATCCGACGCTAGTGCAGAACCCTGGCTACAACTAA